From the Theropithecus gelada isolate Dixy chromosome 16, Tgel_1.0, whole genome shotgun sequence genome, the window GAGCTCTGACCTCTGTGGCCTCCCTACTGTAGATTCCAAATCTTCCTGGAGTTCTGGACTTCAATGAGGAAGGGTCTGGTCCTGGAAGAGCCACTGGGACAGAGCCCCTGtgggtggggtggaggttgcaattcTCAGTCCAAGTCTGGGTCCTAAGCTGGGTCCCCACAGGAGGAGGGCTCACCAACTCAGACTTCAGATGCGGTCACTGATGGTTGCTGGACCCACTGGACATATGGGATCCTTTGTCTGGGAGTGGAGCAGGGATCCCTCTGCCCTCAAGCAGTTGTGGAAAATGAAGGAGCCCTGGAGGGCTGCCTGGAGGGTGACGATCGTCCCTCCTGGTCAAAGGGGCTTGGGGACTGGAACCCTCCCGCAGCGTCCCATTCTCTCTGTCTGATCCTCTAGAGGCCTTACCCTCCCTTTGCCCCGAGTATTCCCGGCAGGGACGGTCCCCCCGGGTGTTCTCTAGGACTAAGGCCCCAGagttctcttgttctttcttgaTGACCCAGGAAAACAAAGCCCCCTCCTGTATTGACAGCTAGGAATTGTGGTGTCCGCCATCCTCCACCTGAGACGGGGTCTCCATGAGCACAGAGGCTGCTCCGGAGTCAATAGATCATCTTTTCCTCAAACCAAACTGCTTGGCTGGTGTTGTTCCTGAAGCGGCTTCACTGGCTAGAGTGAGTGAGAATTGGGGCAGAATGAAGCAGTCACCAGATGTCTTGCTTCCTACAGAAAACTGAGTATCTTCCTGGTTTCTGAACGATCCTAAGAGACATCGGGTCCCTGACTCCACTTGCCTCCAGGTGCCCAGAACAGGCCATCATGGGCCCTTCACCATCCGCAAGTGGACACCGTTTGTCCTGCCGGGGCAGGTGTGTGTCTGCCTTGGGGTGTTTGGGGACAATGGGCCTCTCTGTCCCCGAATGGGTCTCCATGTGCTCAAGTCCTCAGGAAGGAGCCCGTCACTGGTTGGAGGCAAGGACTCCAGAGATCCAGCCAGGGGTGGGGCCATGTAGTCTGGCCCCTTGTCATCTGGGAGGGGTGGTGGAATGGGGCTCACCAGACTGGCGTGTGTCTGGCAGTGCAGTGAGCGTGGTTCGGCTGTGCTCTGGAGATCTCGGGTGCGGCAGAGCCTTTGGATGACTTTGTCTTGCAGGATGGAGATGGATGAGGACCCGGATACCCTGCCTGCCCAGGGGCAAGGCAACACCATCATTACTAAGTATGAGCAGGTACAGGTTGGGCTGCTCCCTCAAGGGAGGCAGAACCTTGCCTCTCCCGCTGTGCCCTGGTCAGAGGGTCCTGGGCTCCCTAAGATCACCGGGTGGAGAGGGGCTGCCCACATCCCTGGGCCCCCCACACCTCTCACCTTGCCCCCGCTTACCCTGGCCTCCTCTGGGTTTCAGGGACACCGAGCTGGGGCAGCAGCGGACATGGGGAATGAGCAGGTCAACATCAGGAAATACATGAATCACCTCGGGATTGTGCAGTGAGTCTTCTGTCCCCCCGCCCCCAGCCACCAATCTCACCTCAGGGATGGGTTTTGCTTTTAGAAAGGCTTCTCTGAAGTAGGACACGTCTCCCTGGCTGGACCCATCTCCTCTCCAGGGTCAGAACTGTTCCAGGCTCTCCTGCAGGCCCAGCCCGTGGTCACGGTTAGGGCATAGCCTCATGACACATTTAGGGAGCTCAGGAGAGGGAGTCAGGACAGAGAGGGGACTCTCAGGGCAGGCCCGTGGACTCTCAGCACTGTCGTCTCCAAGTAAGCTGGAGAGGACGAGGCAGCCTAAGGATCTGGCCCTGTCCCCTTAGGGCTTGCCTTGGTGAAATCTGAGGGTTGTGGCCACAGGGCAAGGGGGCATCTGGCCTGGCCTGTGGGCAGCTGTATAGCAGACCTCTGAGGGCTCAGGGGGCTCAGCCAAGAGGAAGGGGCATGGGGACAGTGAGGGCCTTGGCCCTGGCCCTGATAGGTTGTGGAAGACGAAGGGCAGGGCTCTGGCCTTGGCTTCTCACTGAGGCCAGGGGGACAACAGAGCGAGCAGCTGAAGGCCCTGGGAGTGGTGCTGGGAAGGGACCTGCGCCTGGTAAGGGGAGCCCAGCCTGGAGCCAGCCCCTCAGGACTCAcaggatggagagagggaggagcctgggggaggggggaagggtgAGACCTTGAGACCTGCCACTTCTGGAACGCACCTGAACCAAGCCAGCCCAGGGTGGAGTTGACAGCCTGGGCAGGACAACAGATGGGGTGGGCAGGGAACAGTGGCTCATCTGGGACCTCTCAGTGGGGGGACTCGGTCAGTCCCCAAGTCTCTGCGTGGCCCTCCAGAGACTCTGCTTCCTGCTGGCTCAGTCAGCACTGTGCAGGGTGGATGGAGGGGCCGAGTCGGGGCAGACAGGACAGTAGGCGGAGGACAGGCAGGCATCCCATGTCCtggtttttgcagtggctgggaGAAGGCTGAGGGCTGAAGGCCAATGACCCTGAGAGCCAGCTGAAGCTGCAGCGGGAGTGGTGGGGCCAGCCCCACTGCCTGCAGGGCCCTTGGTCACCCTTGTTGCCCTGGATGTGTCCCCAGCAGCGCTGAGCAGCCCAGTGAGAGAGTGACCAAGGCATGGGTGTGGATGGATCTGGGAGGTCTTACTCAGAGGTTCTGACAGGATGGGGTCACAGAAGGGCCAGGGTGGCCGGAGAGAGGGTCACAGTCTCTGGGCCAGGCAGGATGGGGGAAGATGGGGAGCAGGCAGGCTGAGCGGCCAGGATGCAGGGGAAGGCAGGTGCATGCTGGGAGATCAGACCCTGCAAGGCCCATGGGGAGTGTCGGATGGGATGGGCTCCAGGTGCGTCCTCAGGCTCCCTGGACTCTGGTGGGTGATGTGGTCACTCCTAAGGCACTGCTGTAAGTCAGGGCTTGGCCACCCACCCAGGGCGGCACCCATCCCGTCTCAGAACTGGACTTTCTCAGCATCCACAGAGGGTGTCACCTCCAGCCCTGGAGGAGCAGCCCCATTGTGCAGCCCGAGGCACCGCATGGGCCCCGAGTGGCCGCTGCCAGACCAGCCTCGAGCTCCCTCCTCTTCAGGGTCCCAGTGCCTCGCAGGTGTCAGATCCGCAGGAAGGCCCTTGCCGtccttctctgtgtcttctcccAGGCTGAGACTTAGGGTGGATGGGGATAAGCTGGTCCTTCCCCGGGGCCCTCTCAGGTAGGGCGATGGCTCCTGGCCCGGCCAGGTCCTCAGCTCTGCCTGGGTTGCCTTACAGTGAGACGGAACTGCCCCCGATAAGAGCCCTGGAGGTGAAGGTAAGAGTCTGTGCCTGCTGCGTGGGAGGCCGCTCCAGGGACCAGGAATCGGGTGGTCAGTGAGGCAGAGGGGGTGGCCTATGGGCCTGTGTGGTGGTGAGTGGGCCACAGCTGTCACTGGGAGGGGCGACCTTTCCTGCTTCACTCTGTTTCCATGAGGGCTTGACCAAAACCCAAACCAAGAATTGCAGTCCTGGCTCAGAGTCCACTGCCTGTTTGAACCAAGACCCCAGCTGAAGGCTGGACCTAACCCAAACTCGGGGCATTTATGGCCTGAGGATGGCTTGTTCTGGTATCACCAGTCCAGACTACCAGCTCTGGTTCCTTCAGAGGGTCTCAGCCCCCGGGGTCTGCCCTTTCCTGGTTCCTTCAGGCTGGGTCTCTTCAGGGCCCCAAAGCCCAGGACCCAGCATCCACGGGCTACTGCCAGGGGCCTGGCAGCTCCACTAATTCCATCATGGCTCATTTGACAGCAAAGACGCAAGGAAAGTAAACGTACCAACAAGTGGCTAAAGATGTTTGCAGAATGGCCAAAATATAGGAACACCAAGAAGGTAACATGGGGAGGGAGTGGCCCCTGTGACAGCTCTCTGCAGAGCCAGGGGACAGGCACCCATAGCAGACCTGGCACTGTCTGCCTCAGTGGGTGGGTGGCACCCCCTCCTCACCATAGCACAGCAGGCCTGTCCGCCAGCTTTCCTCCGCGGAGTTGCCCTGTGTCCTGTCTCACTGGTGTGTTCTTCTGTCTATAGCTGTCTCAAAGAGTATACAAAGGCATCCCCCTGGTGGTGCGGGGCCAGGCATGGTCACTTTTGCTTGATATTAACAAAGTCAAGTCCCAGAATCCAGGCAAATATAAGGTAAGTCCCTCCCACACTCAGCCAGGGCAGGACAAACAAGCCAGGCTGTATCAGGAGCCCAGGACTCCAGCTGGAGGGAATATAGAGcctgggttgggggtgggggctgtggtCAGATGCACATCCTGGGCACAGATGGTGACTCAGGCACCACAGGTGCGCTGGGCTCCGTGACCCTCCCTGGCttcagaaacaaggcaaaaagGAGCTTTCTGCAGAAGGAaaccttcctcccttccttccagaaGTGCTCACTGTGGGATGACTGCCGTTTGGGGCAGGAAATCTTTTGTCTGTTCTGAGGCTGCTTCCTCCTCTTGGCCCTGCCCTACAGGTCATGAAGGAGAAGGGCAAGAGGTCCTCCAGGATCACCCACCGCATCCAGCTAGATGTCAGCAGCACCCTGCAGAACCACATGATGTTCATACAAAGATTTGGAGTCAAGTAAGGCCTATGGGGGCTGCAGGGGTCACAGGGAAGATGGGAGCAATCCAGAGGGATGAGGGTGTCCCCAGAGCAGAGGCCAGGGTCACCCAGGAGGGGTGACAGAACCACCAAGGGCTCTCCTAGCCCAGGGAGCAGCCAGCACCATGGACTGAGCACCTCCCTGGCTCTAAGCCCTGGGCCGGGCTGGGACGTTTAGGGCCAGAACCCAGGTGGC encodes:
- the LOC112608952 gene encoding TBC1 domain family member 26-like isoform X1, translating into MGPSPSASGHRLSCRGRMEMDEDPDTLPAQGQGNTIITKYEQGHRAGAAADMGNEQVNIRKYMNHLGIVHETELPPIRALEVKQRRKESKRTNKWLKMFAEWPKYRNTKKLSQRVYKGIPLVVRGQAWSLLLDINKVKSQNPGKYKVMKEKGKRSSRITHRIQLDVSSTLQNHMMFIQRFGVKQQELCDILVAYSAYNPEVGYHRDLSHITAILLLYLPEEDAFWALTQLLAGERHSLWYSTAQMLPSLRGSYHIRSRCCTSPSRRS
- the LOC112608952 gene encoding TBC1 domain family member 28-like isoform X2 codes for the protein MGPSPSASGHRLSCRGRMEMDEDPDTLPAQGQGNTIITKYEQGHRAGAAADMGNEQVNIRKYMNHLGIVHETELPPIRALEVKQRRKESKRTNKWLKMFAEWPKYRNTKKLSQRVYKGIPLVVRGQAWSLLLDINKVKSQNPGKYKVMKEKGKRSSRITHRIQLDVSSTLQNHMMFIQRFGVKQQELCDILVAYSAYNPVSIPGQRYSWAMCPYSQAWVSLGGVGTS